A stretch of Malus sylvestris chromosome 11, drMalSylv7.2, whole genome shotgun sequence DNA encodes these proteins:
- the LOC126589295 gene encoding 60S ribosomal protein L12-like, protein MPPKFDPSQVVDVYVRVTGGEVGAASSLAPKIGPLGLSPKKIGEDIAKETAKDWKGLRVTVKLTVQNRQAKVSVVPSAAALVIKALKEPERDRKKTKNIKHSGNISLDDVIEIAKVMRNRSMAKELAGTVKEILGTCVSVGCTVNGKDPKDLQQEIADGDVEIPLD, encoded by the coding sequence ATGCCGCCAAAGTTCGATCCCTCACAGGTCGTCGACGTCTACGTCCGAGTCACCGGCGGTGAGGTTGGAGCCGCCAGTTCTCTCGCCCCGAAGATCGGCCCTCTCGGTCTCTCCCCAAAGAAGATCGGAGAAGACATCGCCAAGGAGACCGCCAAGGACTGGAAGGGCCTCCGCGTCACCGTCAAGCTCACCGTCCAGAACAGGCAGGCCAAGGTTTCGGTTGTGCCGTCTGCGGCGGCGCTCGTCATCAAGGCCTTGAAGGAGCCCGAGCGCGATCGCAAGAAAACTAAGAACATCAAGCACAGCGGCAACATCTCACTGGATGACGTCATTGAGATCGCCAAGGTCATGAGGAACAGATCCATGGCCAAGGAGCTCGCCGGCACGGTGAAGGAGATTCTCGGCACCTGCGTCTCAGTGGGCTGCACGGTCAACGGCAAGGACCCCAAGGATTTGCAACAGGAGATCGCCGATGGCGATGTCGAAATCCCTCTCGATTGA
- the LOC126589289 gene encoding putative F-box protein At4g22170, with the protein MNEDIGTYKKPCHTDKAVSIINGTGYPSKWASLPVSFDVLDKLVEPIDHVRFAAVCKGWCLLSKEYNHTTGRWRKVLPMLMIPTKSSQEEENSETNQCLVYSVYEGHIFNNIQLSVCDGKKYCGSSHGWLAVVDQGLDCLYVTLMDPFRKYMAPINLSGIGYYDLNPDTEDRYMDEDRYMNYLPKVILSADPYSKPKDYWVVLFYQTNLRLCFYKAGQRFWSCCKFKEITCISDAVFYKGQVYTVGTRGKIVLFDIKSKIKFPQVPKATRLTGSVFKRWSALKAYLVESTKGDLWHVRRTVKRKEGCDGNLTDSFQVYKVMFDKKDRSTVEQVEVKSIGDEALFVGDNHSMSFLASNFAGCQPNSIYYTCDLLRFQHPERRPFDMAVYNLENETITPFYSPTSWQKGNPRAAWICPQFNGLC; encoded by the exons ATGAACGAAGATATTGG GACTTATAAGAAGCCTTGTCATACTGACAAGGCTGTTAGCATCATCAATGGCACTGGCTACCCATCGAAATGGGCAAGTCTTCCAGTAAGCTTTGATGTTCTGGATAAGCTGGTGGAACCCATTGACCATGTTCGTTTTGCTGCCGTTTGCAAGGGCTGGTGTCTTCTTTCGAAAGAGTATAATCATACAACGGGACGCTGGCGTAAGGTACTTCCCATGCTTATGATCCCTACCAAATCTTctcaagaagaggagaatagCGAGACCAACCAATGCCTTGTGTACAGTGTTTATGAAGGACACATCTTCAACAATATTCAGCTATCGGTTTGTGATGGTAAAAAGTATTGTGGCTCTAGCCATGGTTGGTTGGCTGTGGTAGATCAAGGACTAGATTGCCTTTATGTAACTCTCATGGACCCTTTCAGAaaatatatggcgcccattaATCTTTCTGGCATTGGTTATTATGACTTAAACCCTGATACAGAAGATAGATACATGGATGAAGATCGGTATATGAATTACCTTCCAAAGGTTATCTTGTCTGCCGATCCATATTCGAAACCGAAGGATTATTGGGTTGTTCTATTTTACCAAACGAATTTGAGGTTGTGTTTCTATAAAGCAGGACAGAGATTTTGGTCCTGTTGCAAATTTAAGGAAATAACGTGTATTTCTGATGCTGTATTTTATAAAGGCCAAGTATATACAGTTGGAACTCGGGGAAAAATTGTGTTGTTCGATATCAAGAGCAAAATTAAGTTTCCACAGGTTCCAAAAGCCACACGGCTTACAGGCTCAGTGTTTAAAAGGTGGTCTGCGCTTAAGGCATATCTTGTGGAATCAACCAAGGGAGACTTGTGGCACGTTCGAAGAACTGTGAAACGAAAGGAAGGTTGTGATGGAAATTTGACTGATAGCTTCCAGGTTTACAAGGTGATGTTTGATAAGAAAGACAGATCGACAGTGGAGCAGGTTGAGGTCAAAAGCATTGGAGACGAGGCTTTGTTTGTTGGTGACAATCATTCGATGTCTTTCTTGGCTTCAAACTTTGCAGGGTGCCAGCCTAATTCCATATATTACACGTGTGATCTTCTGCGTTTTCAACATCCTGAGCGCAGGCCATTTGATATGGCTGTCTACAATTTAGAGAACGAAACCATTACACCATTTTACTCTCCGACTTCTTGGCAGAAAGGCAACCCGCGCGCAGCTTGGATTTGTCCACAGTTTAATGGACTCTGCTAG